The segment aaagagttgactcattggaaaagactctgatgctgggagggattgggggcaggaggagaaggggacgacagaggatgagatggctggatggcatcactgactcgatggacatgagtctcagtgaactccaggagtttgtgatggacagggaggcctggcgtgctgtgattcatggggtcgcgaagagtaagacacgactgagcgactgatctgatctgatctgccacACTTGATGGTTATTCAGGAAATTTCCAACATAGGACTATACAAACAGTGCTGAACATTCTAGTGCCTGTCTTTTGGTGAACTTAAGTACACGCTTCTGCTGTGTATATActtaagagtggaattgctgggttataaggAATGCACATATTCAAATTTAATTGTTACTGCCAACCAATTTTCCAAGTGTTTACACTCTACTCCAAATTTTCCCAATTTACACTCCACCAGCCAACTCAGGCTAATTGTCTATAtggtgttttttgtgtttttcttggcATGGTCCTTAGGAGTATGGGTTCTTAAAACAGTCTCTTGCCagttatgtgaccttggacatgttATCTGTATAATGGGCACATTGGCTGTAGATACTGACTTTATAGGACAAAACTGAGAACTGACTAGAGTGGATATTTAGCTACTACTGTGTCTGGCATGTAAAAGGCGCTCAGTAGTAAGTAATCATCTACTCATGGCCACCCTAGCTGAACCCCCAAAGCAGGAGGGTCTGTATGTGACAGGGAGACAGGGATGGAAGCAGAAAGAGATTTATTCATTCTTGCTGGAGCACTACTTAGCACTTTCACAGTTCCTATTTTGTTACCTAAGCCCAATTGCAAACTCCAGAGGTGAGCACGCAGACGAAGTCTTTACCTAGGTGAGGAGAAGATGGGATTCGCGTGAACTAGTGAGAACTCAAGAAAACTGGGCAGGAAAGAACTTTTCCGTTCTTATGCACACCTAGCATAAGCCAAGCCAAACCAACCAAGCAAACAAAACAGTACCAGGAGATTCGCTTGTAAAGCGATCACAGAGTTTGGGATTCCTGTCCAACAGGCCATCCAACTCAGCCCTACTCTGCCCGGCAGACTTCCAGAAGTTTGGGCGAACCTGGAATCAGTTCCTCTTACCCCTTTGGCCCCTCCAGTCCCTCCTTTTCACTGCCGGCTTAACTCCAGCTCTTAGCACTTAACGCTAATACCTTTGGGCAGGCTCCACCGCGGAGTTTAACTAGCTGCCAAGTTAAATAACGCGGAGGATCCTAAGCCGTCTTCCCAGGGAGTTAGAAATCCGACAGCATCCGAGCTACAGGGTCTGTTACTCCTACAAAATgcctttttatttcatatatatataaaatgcacacttatatgtatgtacataacgtgtaaaatatatgtaaaatataactgTTCTTTGTAAACTATTGTTTCCTTTAAGTTGCACCTGGAAATCTCGtggcaagaaaaaaaagcatttacaaGATGACTGCCTGCCCCCACTACGGCCCGGGACATGACAGGTCCGCTGGCAAACTGCGACATGCAGGTATTGGATTCAGAGTCCTAATCAAAAGGCATTTTAAGTGAAGGGTTGTGGAGAGCActgaacatatatacatatacacacaatatacttacatgtgcatatatatgcatcagtgtGGTTATATGTGCATTGAAAGCAGAGGGGACAGCACACCAAACCTGCGTGTAGGGGCTGCAGATCTGCTCTCTGGGGAGATTCCCTCTGGCCAGAGAGTGCGCACACTGCCCCGGATTTCCGAAGATGAGGTGGAAGTCCTCTGCAGCGATTGAGGTGGGGGTTGAGAGGGTCCTGGAAACCGTGATAGGTTCACAGCACCATCCCCATCCCTCCTTGGCAGCAAAGCCGGCTGCCCTTGATGTATAGGCATCTCTCCTCTTCGAGGGTAAAAACCAGTCTGTGGGTGCACTTGAGATTTCCAAACCAGTCCCCGGATGCGAGGGGCGCTGTGAAACAGCCGGGTGCAGTGGGCCGGGCGCTTCGCCACCCTGGCTGTGGGCGCCGCAGCATCTCTCAGGACGCGGGCAGATGCAGACGGCTCTGGCCCATCTGTCCCTGGAGGCCCGGGCCCAAGACTGTGCTCGCGCGGTACGCGTTACCGGCGACCGGGCGCTCCGGGCCTTGCCTGGCCGGGGGATCAGGGCCTCTTTTGTCTTCCCGACGCACTAATCCAGCTCACCGCGGGCACTAAAGGCGGAGGCCCCTGGGCCTTGGACAAGCCCGCCGCTGGCAAGCCGGTTCGAATGTTTTCAATAAAATGCTTCCTAGgggattgggaaaaaaaaaaaaaaaggagatcgCAGAAGAATTTCTCTGCAGAAGTTAATCTATTTTCAGCGATTAAACGCAGCACCGGGTAAATCCGATCCTAAATATCCCtttagaaagaagaaggaaaagagagagactcCTTAAACCATGAAGTTTGTTTGGTTTGGGTTTGTGTATTTGGttgatttggtttttgtttgtttatttgtttccaAACGAGTTTCAGAGCAGCGGTGAGAAAGAATATCAAATCTGCCCAGTGGGCATTTCCCCAAACTCAGCAGCCTCCAGCCTGCAGTGGCCCCCAAGCTACTCAGCTCCCTGGAGAGAGGACACAGGACGCTATATTATGTATTGCAACCAAATAATAGGGTGAGGAAATACTTATAAtcgtaatactttaaaaaaaaaaaaaaaaaaaaaacagcgcCTCTTGCCATCTAGCACCAGGAGACACAAGCCACCAGGGCTGGAATTGCAACACTTCTGTGGAGCAGAAATGCTTGCCTTTTCCCTCTGCCATCTCAGAAGTAATGCAAACGTATGAGCTTTTGCTCCCGAGGTGGGTTTTCCTCTGAGGTTGTCTACACCCCAGGAAGGCGTCTGCTAAGTAATTTATTCTAAAGTGAGGGCGATTTCTGGCATTAtgacatttttgaaaacaaaagtcaTCCTTACAGTGTTCGGCTTAGTGACCATAAAAAGGCCGGAGGGAGGGGGTAGAGGGAGGAAGACTCTAGCCGTGCCAGTCATATTTAATATGCTtcccacaagagaagcctctgcaaaaTCAATAGACAGCCGCCAGCTGTGCTTAAACCTGCAATTTCAATTAAAACATTGCGCTCCGGTCCCTGGTTGAGCCTGGATCCGCAGTCAGTGGTGTGCGAGTGGCTTGGCCCCGGGCGCGGCGTCCCACAGCCTCCGATCCCCGAGGTCGCGGTCCGGGTCAGGCCCAGCGGCGCTGCGGAGCACCGGGCCGTGGCACCCCGCTCTGCAGCGTGGGAAGAGCACCGGCCGCGAGAGGCGTCAGGCGCAACCCTGGCAGTGTTTCCCCACCGCGGCCGAGCTGTGGAGGCCCAAACGTGGGCCAGATGGGCCGAGACGAAAGCGTCTGGCTTTCGGCGGAGGCGCCCAGGAGAAGGGCCTGAAGCTGAGGCCACAGGGCCCAAGAGGACCCCACGGTGGGTCCAGGGCTGACAGGCCGGGCTCGAAGAGCTGCAGCCCGCGCCGTCCAGCAAGGCCGGCAGCCCCTGGCCTGGGTGCTCCGGGACTGCGGGCATGCAACCTCTTGTCATTTGGCCCCTGGGGCAGAGCGGTGCGCTGAGTGAGGCCTAGTGGGCCTTGCTTGCACCGCAGCCGCGGGCCTCCAGGTCAGGTGCCTTGTTTGGGGCTGAGACCAAGGCACTGGCCCCTCAGAGCCACGTGTATGCTAGTCTGGATTGGGAGAGAGCCTGGGATTTCTTATCTTTCTGAATAGTCACTGCTCACTCCTCTCCTAGAACCATTGCTTAAAACGACAGGAGTTGCTTAGAGTAGGAGGTTTTGGAAAACTTTTGTCGTGAACGGATCCACATCCCTGAGATAGTTGCTCTCCAGCTAGCCTCCTATTGCCCTTACTGTCCAGTTActccagatttttttccttcactaaAAATGTGTGGGTGGAAAAAAGTTGTCCTTATTCTCGAAGAACCCCTCCAAGAACTCCGAAAAATTGTCACATTTCCATActgttccccacccccccccctccTCCTTTCTAAAAAGCATTTCAgcctcagggggaaaaaagatgcTGCGGTTGAGAATGAATTTAGAGGGCTGGGAGCAGCAAATCGAAATCTCAACATTGCCTCCACCGAGTGCCACGTTTCCCCAGTCCTCTATTATTCTGCCTGAAATCATCTCgtttacagaaaatatttgtttgCACTATTAGTTGGTACTGGAGTTAATTACTCAATGTGTTAACGTGAAGTAATATGTATAAAAGTAGGATCAGTGTTTATTGTGTGGGTGAGCTGTTGAGCGGTGCTTGAATAAACTGCAATTAGGGTTAGATAGAGATTAATTAACATGTGAGTGGCAAGGTGTAAAATAGTTTCCAACCCTCCACTTCAATATAATCTGCAGGCAGGGAAGGAGAAGTTTGTGGAAGCTAATTAAATACTTTCATAAAAGCCAGTGTATTCACCCAACATTTGGAAAGAGAGGCACATTAGGGGCAACTTGTTTTTAcccaaatgttttctttctgtggaggTAGCACTCCTTTGTGATgctggggagagagagatggCTTCTGCAGCTCCGAAAAGCACTAGGGATGGCAAGGCAGGTTCATGGGAAGTCTTTGGAAGCCTTTCAGCCTGATGGAGCTTTCAGACCAGCAGATCTTTCGAGCTGCTGCGGAGATCAACAATAACCCAAATTGGAAAGGGGGTTGGGGTGCAAGTGCTGATGGCTGAACGGGATCCACAGGAAAGTCAGGATAGAAATGCAGGTTGTGAGACCTTCGGGTGTTATTGATACTGTTTCAATGTCAGGGTGAGTTGTTGATTTGTTTCCTgtttggtggtggggtggggtaagGGGTAGTTTATCTGTCTTGTTTTTACATTAACATAGGGATGGGGGCATACTGAGTCTGGAATTCTGCCTCTCTGAACATCTAAATTAAATAGGCTGTATGGAAATGTACTCTTCCAGAGGAGTTAGCCTCTTTCTAGCTTTGAAATTTGGaaattggggggcggggggatgcTATAAAACATATTTAAGACTGCAGAATTTAGGGGTAGTTTCCAGGCTTGACAGGGTGGAAGAATTAAACCACAGCCGTGGCCATCCAGGCCACTTTCCCCGGATACCTCTTTCTCTGCTCCCTCTCCTAGCGTTCCAAGtacacttttccttttctttacctGCCACATCCATATCATGTCTGCAGTTACACGTCAGAGGGGGAGTAGGTAGAAAAGAGAAATTCCAAAGTGGAGAAAGGAGTGGTTTGCCTGAATTTAAAACTAGACCTTTCCTGTCTTTTTCCCCTGCTGGTTTTCCTGGGATGTTTTGCATAAGAGAGGCCTGGGATGGGGCACTCAAGTGAGAAGGGAGAGGGTTTTCTTCCCACCAGCACTCTCTGGAGCTCCACAAGATCTTACACCTTTGGAGAGAGAATTCACTATCAAACCCTCAGCCCTGTTTGCTCATATTATACCAACCATAATCCTCTGAAACTGTAGTTGCTGCTACAAAGCTCCTGGTTTTGCAAAAGCCGGCAAGCAAGATATAATTGTCCAGCAAACAAAACCctccaaaagttttttttttttaaccccagaatcccccttctcctttcctaaACCTAATTCTCTCCCTCGCTCTCTTGCTAGCCGCTGTCCCCCTCCCCATAAGAACCCTCAACCTCGATCACTTTTGTTGTCGCCAAGAGCACCCGGCCTGTTGAAAGTGCTGGAGCGTCTTTgagcagtttgttgtgatacgcAGGTGGAATGGTCTGCAAACAGATGAATTCAGCCCCTCCAAACCGAGCGCGGAGTGCGCTGCTTTTGTGGCGAGGCACAAAACGCTGAATTCCTCCGAACTTACTTGGGGCCTGTCTAGAAAAGGGCCTTTTCTTCCCTCTGCGTGTACCTCTGGCCACACTAAGTCTCTGCCCGCCCCCCTTcagtcctcctccctctcccctctgataatccttctctttattttagaaaaacacAAAACCCGGTTCCACGCGGTGCTTTAGTGGCTAAAAGTGAAAGAGCTGCCTTGGCAGAATTCAGCTCTATGAATCACTTCGGAAAATTGGTTCGACTGAATGGCCTTAGGAGGAAAAACGTTTTAATAGGATCCAGGGGAGGTTCTGCTGTTTCAATCTGCTCCTTAAACAGGTGGAGATTGGACCGTCTCAATTATACAAACAGTAAGTACCCGTCAGCGGGGAGACCTGCCCTCGGAATCCTCCTTGCTCGCAGCCCTGAACCCGCAGCGGAGTCGGGCTTTGCCTCAGAAACCCGATCACAAATCAGCGATCCCGATCAATCAAGCTCTCAAACAGCCCTCCCGCTCAGGGTGCAGCCTCCCTCAGCCGCAGGCGGAGAGCGAGTCGGAGAGGGAGACGCGCACCCTCCAGGCGCCGAAGCCCCCAGGATCTGGGCGCGCGGCCTTGCTCCTACGGATGCTACGGGGTCGTCCTTTGGCTGCGGGAGCTCTCTCCCGACCTCCGACGCCAGCCAAGGCGAGCTGGTTGTTTTTGCATAAATTAATATTTCCCCATTAACAAGTTCCCCCCTCCAAACGCAGCGCCCGCGTCCCTGCGCCACATCCTAATGAGGTAATTATCATTTGCGCGTGTTCGGGGCTGGCGCCGGCTCCGTGGGTAAATGGCAGTTTATTAGCACGATGCCCAGCGCGGCTGCAGAGGGCTAAGGGATACTTCGGTGACTAGACGGACACCCAGGGGCCCTTTGAGGCGGCGCGCCCGGGACCCCCTGCCCTCTCCGCGTCCCCCAAACCTATAGGCCCCCAAAGTTGTGAATCACGCACGGAACTCTGCCTGGGTTTGggctcccccccctttttttttccaccGGCAAAACCATCAcgattcctccccctccccctcccgtctcttccctccttcccgaTTCGCGAACCGCTCGCACTTTCCCGAGGGGAGCGCGGGCGCCAGTTGCCTCCTTTTAAAGTTTGaggggcggtggcggcggcggccggcAGGCGCGGTGGAACACAGGGGCCGCTACAGGAGCCGCGCCGCCGCCCATGTCATTCCACTTCAAGTGACTTCATGTGATGTCAGCTGAATGTAAAAGACAGTGATCTCACGCGGAGGGGAAGATGTTTGCCATCAAAATGTGACAGAGGAGACAGGCTGCATGGCTCGGACCGCATCTCCTTGGCGGTGGGGGAAAGAGGTAAATGCGAGGTGGCTCTCCCGGTCCTCTTTAACTTTGCCCCTTCACTATCTACCTCCCAGCACGCGTGGCGGAGGCCAGGGTCCAAGGAGCGGCTCAGGGGGGTTAATTTGaggctcttttctttctttttctccctctctcttcttcctctgtaaaCCCTCCCCCTTTTCCCCCCTTTCAAAGTCCCGGGGCAGGGGCTGGTGGTTCCTTTGCGCGGCGGGTTAATGGGCGGTAATTTGGTACCCTTGGGTGCACTTTGTTCTGCCCCTGTTCATTTGAATGCAAATGGGTGACCTGGACCCGACAAGGTGCTTATTAAATTGCGGTTTCCCTCCCTGCCTTTTCCGGAATACAGACTTAGAGGAGAGAGGCTGCGCCCTGGCCCAGTCCGGTACGACTCGGCTCGGCGCGCCATGGCAAGCTCGGCTTCCCTGGAGACCATGGTGCCCCCGGCCTGCCCGCGCGCAGGAGCGTCGCCGGCCACTTCCAAGACTCTGGCCTTTTCCATCGAGCGCATCATGGCTAAGACGTCGGAGCCCCGCGCGCCCTTTGAGCCCCGGCCGGGGGCACTGGAGGCGGATAGCGGCCAGGGCAAGAAATTGCTCAACCTCTGCTCGCCGCTGCCCTGTATGATCCCCCTCCAGCCCCTAGGCTACGAGGTGCCGTCCAAGACGCTGCTCAGTTACTCTGAGCTCTGGAAAAGCAGCCTCCGGgcgggcggcagcggcggcggcggaggaggaggtggaggcggCGGTGGGGGGGCCCCGGTGTGCGGCGCCAGCGGCTTGTGCAAAACCAACTGTGGCGTGTGCTGCAAGGCCGAGCTGGGCCTGGTACCGTCGGCGCTGCCCGCGGGCAGGGTCATCAAGCCGCAGGTCATCAACCAGGCCGTGGGGCTTCCGGCCAGCGGTTCGCTCTACTACTTCAACTACCTGGACTCCGCCACGTACCCGCCGTCTGAGCTCCTCGGCGGCCACCTCTTCCCGTCCGGTCTCCTCAACACACAGGCCCCCGCTGCCCTGGCTGCGCACCCCAAGCTCTTTTTGCTGGAGAACGCCAAGTTGGCCGGCCTGACCGCGGACAAGTTTGCCCATCCAGCCCCCTACGCCCATAAGGAGCGCTTGCCTGCGCCGCTGGAGCAGGTGCTGAAGGAGAACTCGGCCCTGACTGCTGAGCGCGGTGGCGTCAAGGGCCACAGCAAGCTGCCCGGTGGCTCAGCGGACGGCAAGCCTAAAAACTTCACCTGTGAGGTGTGCGGAAAGGTGAGGCTCGGGGTCCTCGGAATCTGGGAGGGGTAAGCAGCTGCTTCCTTGAGGGGCAGCCTGGACGGCCCCTTTCTCAAATTTGGGAGCTCCCTAGTAGCTGTCTACTCGAATTGAGAGCACagttgggcctcagtttccttttctgtaaaatggggatgccTTTGTCAGCAGCCTCACAGGACTGGCACGAACAGTGGATTGGGAAGctctttacaaaatgaaaagggCTGTGGTTTCTGAAGGGGGTTTTGGTTGGGGGAGGTGGTCTCTGCGCGcccgccccccaaccctgccAGGCGGACTCGGACAGACAGCCACAAGGCCCCCTTGTGTGCTTCCATAGGTGTTTAACGCTCACTATAACCTCACCCGCCACATGCCAGTCCACACTGGAGCCAGACCGTTCGTGTGCAAAGTCTGTGGCAAAGGCTTCCGCCAGGCCAGCACGCTCTGCAGACACAAAATTATCCACACCCAGGTACGTGGGCCCCGGGTCTGGCCCGACCCGTACCCAACACCCGGAACTAAGTGATGGGGTTGGGGAGAGAATGACCAAGGGTTCCCGTTATAACCCCCACCAGAGGCCCCTGTCCCTTCGGTGTGCCCCTTCCAGGTGCCCCCCAAGGTGGCTTCTCCTGGCCGGGGCCTCAGCCTCATGATGCGCACGCCCCTCTCCGCAGGAAAAGCCGCATAAATGCAACCAGTGCGGCAAAGCCTTCAACCGCAGCTCCACGCTCAACACACACATTCGCATCCACGCGGGCTACAAGCCCTTCGTCTGTGAATTTTGCGGCAAAGGCTTTCACCAAAAAGGTAACGTGTAGGGCGAGGCCCTCTCCTCACCTCCCCTTGGGTCTCGGCAGGTCATCGCTAGCGGGAAGGCAAAGAAGGATCTGGAGAGAGCGCGCGCGAGGGCCGCGGGCTCAGGCGCAGCATTTCTTTGGAATCGGGTTGTACGGGGTTTCGGTGGAAGCTCTCCGGGTTGGATTAGTAGAGCTCGCTGGACTCAAGCTGGTTGCACGGGGAGACTGTGAATTTGGGAGATGGGAAGAAGGAAAGGGGTAGAGGGAATGGAAGTTGGAAAAAGACAAGGTATCGCCCTATGGCGGAAGCGTCCCTTTGTAGCCGGGAttcttttgaaaatggaaaaaaaaaaaaaaattcgaggCGTAATTCACCTCCTGGGACCAGTTTAGACTGGGGGAAACCGCTACTATCTCCAGCATTCCGCTTGGATTTTCCCAGGCACGTTCGGATCTCCAAGTGGTAGTTAGGGGACCATAGGgagtaactttaaaaataataataagaaaataataataataggggaCGAAGCCCGGGTTCATGCGAATTTCTTCGAGCGAGGCGGCGGCCCAGAGAAGGGCCCCATGCGTCTCTCTGGGCAGCA is part of the Bubalus kerabau isolate K-KA32 ecotype Philippines breed swamp buffalo chromosome 20, PCC_UOA_SB_1v2, whole genome shotgun sequence genome and harbors:
- the FEZF2 gene encoding fez family zinc finger protein 2, with the protein product MASSASLETMVPPACPRAGASPATSKTLAFSIERIMAKTSEPRAPFEPRPGALEADSGQGKKLLNLCSPLPCMIPLQPLGYEVPSKTLLSYSELWKSSLRAGGSGGGGGGGGGGGGGAPVCGASGLCKTNCGVCCKAELGLVPSALPAGRVIKPQVINQAVGLPASGSLYYFNYLDSATYPPSELLGGHLFPSGLLNTQAPAALAAHPKLFLLENAKLAGLTADKFAHPAPYAHKERLPAPLEQVLKENSALTAERGGVKGHSKLPGGSADGKPKNFTCEVCGKVFNAHYNLTRHMPVHTGARPFVCKVCGKGFRQASTLCRHKIIHTQEKPHKCNQCGKAFNRSSTLNTHIRIHAGYKPFVCEFCGKGFHQKGNYKNHKLTHSGEKQYKCTICNKAFHQVYNLTFHMHTHNDKKPFTCATCGKGFCRNFDLKKHVRKLHDSVGPAAPSTKDLTRTVQS